From the Ensifer adhaerens genome, the window TCATGCGGATCTGGTTGATGAAGATGACCATGCAATTCGACTTGGAGATCGATGCCGTCAGCTTGCGCAGCGCCTGGCTCATCAGACGGGCCTGCATGCCCGGCAGGCTGTCGCCCATTTCGCCTTCGATTTCAGCGCGCGGCACGAGCGCTGCAACGGAGTCGACGACGAGAACGTCGATCGCGCCGGAGCGTACCAGCGTGTCGGTGATCTCAAGCGCCTGCTCGCCGGTATCGGGCTGCGAGATCAGGAGGTTTTCAAGATCGACGCCGAGCTTGCGGGCATAGACCGGATCGAGCGCGTGTTCGGCGTCGACGAAGGCGCAGATGCCGCCCTTCTTCTGTGCTTCGGCGACGGTCTGCAGCGCCAGCGTCGTCTTACCCGAGCTTTCCGGGCCGTAAATTTCAACGATACGGCCCTTCGGCAGGCCGCCAATGCCGAGCGCGATGTCGAGGCTGAGAGAGCCGGTCGAAACCGTCTCGATCTCAATGATGCTGTCCTTCCCACCGAGCTTCATGATCGATCCCTTGCCGAACGAACGTTCGATCTGGGAAAGTGCCGCTTCAAGTGCCTTGCTTTTATCCACCGATTTGTCCTCTACGAGCCGCAAAGAGTTTTGTGCCATTTGGTCCACCTTTAGGTTATTGAAGCTACCGAGGCAATGAAGCCGCCGCAGGAGTTTTTGTACATGTTTTGTTCCGTATTTGCAAGAGCAGGACAATACATTGAAAAACGAC encodes:
- the recA gene encoding recombinase RecA, with product MAQNSLRLVEDKSVDKSKALEAALSQIERSFGKGSIMKLGGKDSIIEIETVSTGSLSLDIALGIGGLPKGRIVEIYGPESSGKTTLALQTVAEAQKKGGICAFVDAEHALDPVYARKLGVDLENLLISQPDTGEQALEITDTLVRSGAIDVLVVDSVAALVPRAEIEGEMGDSLPGMQARLMSQALRKLTASISKSNCMVIFINQIRMKIGVMFGSPETTTGGNALKFYASVRLDIRRIGSVKEREEVVGNQTRVKVVKNKMAPPFKQVEFDIMYGEGVSKTGELVDLGVKAGIVEKSGAWFSYNSQRLGQGRENAKTFLRDNPDLAREIETALRQNAGLIADRFLENGGPEADDGDEPPEA